The Microbacterium sp. LKL04 sequence GGAGTTCTCGAGCAGGCGGAGCCCGGCATCGGCCGACAGTCGCTCAGCGGTGATGCCCGAGCCGACTATTACTGCGACGAGCAGCCCCGTGCCGAGCGCCTCGGCGACGGCGCGGCGCCACAGCGGCGCGGTCACGGGGTCAGGTCTGTGATAAGCGATTCGACGCGACCGCGGATGTCGTCGCGGATGCGGCGGACGTCGTCGATGCCCCGACCCGCCGGGTCATCGAGCTCCCAGTCCTCGTAACGCTTGCCGGGGAAGATCGGGCAGGCGTCGCCGCACCCCATCGTGATCACGACGTCCGACTCGCGGACCGCATCGACGGTCAGCAGCTTCGGGGTGTTCGAGGTGATGTCGATGCCCTCTTCCGCCATGGCGTCGATCGCGACCGGGTTGATCCGGTCCTTCGGCTCCGAGCCGGCCGACAGCACCTGGATGCGGTCGCCGGCGAGGTGCTGCAGGTAGCCGGCAGCCATCTGGGAGCGGCCCGCGTTGTGGACGCAGACGAAGAGGACGGTGGGGGTGGTGGTCATGGGAGGTCGCTTCCGTTTCGGGTGGATCGGCGTTCGATGAAGATGGTGTCGCGCCACTGCCCGGCGTGGGCGCCGAGCGTGGAGCGGGCGATGCGTTCGCGCCGTCCGACGGTGCGGAATCCGGCGCCGGCGTGAAGGTGGAGGCTCGCCGCGTTCTCGGGGAAGACGCTCGCCTGGATCGTCCAGTACCCGGCTGCCTCCGCGGCGTCGATGAAG is a genomic window containing:
- a CDS encoding arsenate reductase ArsC, whose product is MTTTPTVLFVCVHNAGRSQMAAGYLQHLAGDRIQVLSAGSEPKDRINPVAIDAMAEEGIDITSNTPKLLTVDAVRESDVVITMGCGDACPIFPGKRYEDWELDDPAGRGIDDVRRIRDDIRGRVESLITDLTP